In Salinarimonas sp., a genomic segment contains:
- the choW gene encoding choline ABC transporter permease subunit, with protein sequence MDPVAWLTDNKIPLGRAIGDGVDWLNDHAAFVFYAISDGLGFVIDGVTDALLWAHPLAIVALFGALAWIIHRDWKLLALVVVSFLLVINLGYWEETMETLSLVVFATALCMLIGVPLGVAAAHRAWLYQVLRPMLDLTQTIPTFVYLIPTLILFGLGVVPGLISTVIFAVAAPVRLTYLGVTSTPRALIEAGESFGASRRQILWKVELPHALPTIMAGLTQCIMLSLSMVVIAALVGAGGLGQPVVRALNTVNIAMGFEAGLAIVLLAVVLDRLCKQPQKATR encoded by the coding sequence ATGGACCCCGTCGCCTGGCTGACCGACAACAAGATCCCGCTCGGGCGCGCCATCGGCGACGGCGTGGATTGGCTCAACGACCACGCCGCCTTCGTCTTCTACGCGATCTCGGACGGGCTCGGCTTCGTCATCGACGGCGTCACCGACGCGCTCCTGTGGGCGCATCCGCTCGCGATCGTGGCCCTGTTCGGCGCGCTCGCCTGGATCATTCACCGGGACTGGAAGCTCCTCGCCCTCGTCGTCGTCTCCTTCCTGCTCGTGATCAATCTGGGCTATTGGGAAGAGACGATGGAGACCCTCTCCCTCGTCGTCTTCGCCACCGCTTTGTGCATGCTCATCGGCGTGCCGCTCGGCGTCGCGGCGGCGCACCGGGCCTGGCTCTACCAGGTTCTGCGCCCGATGCTCGACCTGACGCAGACGATCCCCACCTTCGTCTATCTCATCCCGACGCTGATCCTGTTCGGGCTCGGCGTCGTGCCCGGCCTGATCTCCACCGTGATCTTCGCCGTCGCGGCGCCCGTGCGCCTGACCTATCTCGGCGTCACCTCGACGCCGCGGGCGCTGATCGAGGCCGGCGAGAGCTTCGGCGCCTCGAGGCGCCAGATCCTCTGGAAGGTCGAGCTGCCCCACGCGCTGCCGACCATCATGGCCGGTCTCACCCAGTGCATCATGCTCTCGCTCTCGATGGTGGTGATCGCCGCCCTCGTCGGGGCGGGCGGGCTCGGCCAGCCGGTCGTGCGCGCGCTCAACACCGTCAACATCGCCATGGGCTTCGAGGCCGGGCTCGCCATCGTGCTCCTCGCCGTCGTGCTCGATCGCCTGTGCAAGCAGCCGCAGAAGGCTACCCGATGA
- the choV gene encoding choline ABC transporter ATP-binding protein, whose product MKGDPMKGQEMTRKIAVRFEHVDLVFGGRQREALALLDQGRDRETIQKETGAVLGVADANLEVAEGEISVLMGLSGSGKSSLLRCVNGLNTVSRGRVIVSVDGEEIDVAHCRPADLKRLRGKGVAMVFQQFALLPWRTVAQNVGFGLEVNGRSKAEIAEVVAEKLALVGLSDWANAYGHELSGGMQQRVGLARAFAMDAPILLMDEPFSALDPLIRSKLQDELVQLQKELKKTILFVSHDLDEAMKIGDRISIMEGGRIVQTGTPEDIALNPANAYVAEFVAHMNPVNVLRGQSLMTPLEALARLRDGRVVAEPQGGVTLKLGADGAVAGAAVDGKGPAAVHVYDGPDGLDAAGGAVVVVPPDVTLREAIEIRRRTGALLVVEKDGRAVGVLGEKELYDGVLGASEGRGADEPEEGASSAA is encoded by the coding sequence ATGAAGGGCGACCCGATGAAGGGCCAAGAGATGACCCGCAAGATCGCCGTGCGCTTCGAGCACGTGGACCTCGTCTTCGGCGGCCGCCAGCGCGAGGCGCTGGCGCTCCTCGACCAGGGCCGCGACCGCGAGACCATCCAGAAGGAGACGGGCGCCGTGCTCGGCGTCGCCGACGCCAATCTCGAGGTCGCCGAGGGCGAGATCTCGGTGCTGATGGGGCTTTCGGGCTCCGGCAAGTCCTCGCTGCTGCGCTGCGTCAACGGCCTGAACACGGTTTCCCGCGGGCGGGTGATCGTCTCCGTCGACGGCGAGGAGATCGACGTCGCCCATTGCCGGCCCGCCGACCTGAAGCGCCTGCGCGGCAAGGGCGTCGCCATGGTCTTCCAGCAATTCGCGCTTCTGCCCTGGCGCACTGTGGCGCAGAACGTCGGCTTCGGGCTCGAGGTGAACGGGCGCTCGAAGGCGGAGATCGCCGAGGTCGTCGCGGAGAAGCTCGCGCTGGTGGGCCTCTCCGACTGGGCGAACGCCTACGGCCACGAGCTCTCGGGCGGCATGCAGCAGCGCGTCGGCCTCGCCCGCGCCTTCGCCATGGACGCGCCGATCCTGCTCATGGACGAGCCGTTCTCGGCGCTCGATCCGCTGATCCGCTCGAAGCTGCAGGACGAGCTCGTGCAGCTGCAGAAGGAGCTCAAGAAGACGATCCTCTTCGTCTCGCACGACCTCGACGAGGCGATGAAGATCGGCGACCGCATCTCGATCATGGAGGGCGGGCGGATCGTCCAGACCGGCACGCCGGAGGACATCGCGCTCAATCCCGCAAATGCTTATGTCGCGGAGTTCGTGGCGCACATGAACCCGGTCAACGTGCTGCGCGGCCAGAGCCTGATGACGCCGCTGGAGGCGCTCGCGCGCCTGCGCGACGGGCGCGTCGTCGCCGAGCCGCAGGGCGGCGTGACCCTCAAGCTCGGCGCCGACGGCGCGGTCGCCGGCGCGGCGGTGGACGGCAAGGGGCCGGCGGCGGTCCACGTCTACGACGGGCCGGACGGCCTCGACGCCGCCGGGGGCGCGGTGGTCGTCGTGCCGCCCGACGTCACCCTGCGCGAGGCGATCGAGATCCGCCGCCGCACCGGCGCGCTCCTCGTCGTCGAGAAAGACGGCCGCGCGGTGGGCGTGCTCGGCGAGAAGGAGCTCTACGACGGGGTTCTCGGGGCGTCCGAGGGGCGCGGCGCGGACGAGCCGGAAGAGGGCGCGTCGAGCGCGGCGTGA